The following proteins are co-located in the Oreochromis niloticus isolate F11D_XX unplaced genomic scaffold, O_niloticus_UMD_NMBU tig00006644_pilon, whole genome shotgun sequence genome:
- the LOC109197972 gene encoding RING finger protein 145-like has product MAYMICQFFHMDFWLLIIISSSILTSLQVAVCVVCYGVSETVFGEWSVMGSTIILVHSYYNVWLRAQLGWQSFLLRRDAVNKIKSLPTASNTQLEQYNDICAICFQDMTSAVFTPCSHFFHAGCLMPSLSFTTKSQSPTNGGATRGTPAANQNPAGQEEGTLLDDRKEGASVEQEGDNETATSAGETSSSTSPLA; this is encoded by the exons ATGGCTTATATGATCTGCCAGTTCTTCCACATGGACTTCTGgcttctcatcatcatctcctcctcaatCCTCACCTCTCTCCAG GTTGCGGTGTGCGTGGTGTGCTATGGTGTATCAGAGACTGTATTTGGCGAGTGGAGTGTGATGGGAAGCACCATCATCTTGGTCCACTCGTACTATAACGTCTGGCTCAGAGCCCAGCTGGGCTGGCAGAGCTTCCTGCTCAGGAGAGATGCTGTAAACAAGATAAAAAGCCTCCCTACAGCTAGCAATACACAGCTGGAGCAGTATAATGACATCTGTGCTATCTGCTTCCAG GACATGACCAGTGCTGTGTTCACTCCGTGCAGTCATTTCTTCCACGCTGGCTGTCTGATGCCCTCTCTGTCGTTCACAACCAAGAGCCAATCACCAACTAACGGTGGAGCTACCCGAGGTACacctgcagccaatcagaacccTGCAGGACAGGAAGAAGGCACTCTACTGGATGACAGGAAAGAGGGAGCGTCAGTagagcaggagggagataaTGAAACTGCCACATCAGCTGGGGAAACCTCCTCTTCCACCTCCCCACTGGCAT